The Phyllopteryx taeniolatus isolate TA_2022b chromosome 4, UOR_Ptae_1.2, whole genome shotgun sequence genome includes the window CTGGAGGCAATTGAGGTAAACTAGTAATACAATAGTATTAGTAGTAAACTAAGGGTATCTATGAAACAATACATAGTTATTACATTGAAACTATACTCCGATTTCTGTCACATTTCTTCTTAATTTACCCTGACACACCGACGGTGGCTACAAGCTACAATGTGTACTGTAATGCGTGTAAATAAAAGCGGCGTGATACCTCTTGCCAAATTGGTTTTCTGCTGCTATCTGGTGTACAGCTCAAATACTGCATGCTATTTTAGTATTAATTAAACAAGACTGGAACTACCATGGTGTTTCCAAATGGTTTGCAGTCTTTCAAGGGCGGAGAATATACTTACAACATGAGTGTGACTGATCATATTGACTGCAGACTTCCTTTCATTAATCAACATGATTGCTTTACAGAACGAGTATCGGGTTGTCTTCCCTCCAGAGCGATGCCTCGTTCCTTCTTGGTAAAGCGAGGAGGGCTGAATCCACTTCGGTCAGAGCAGAGAAGGAGCCTCGCTAAAAACGAAAGGGGGCCCCGAGACTCATCCCTGGGGGACGCCACAGAGGGTAATGGCACGGTTGCTGTCGAATCGCTGCAGCCGGTTCCTCGTGACCAACACTGTGAAGGTAATCtgcacccttaaaaaaaaaagtcagttaaCTAGCATACATTCAAGatgttaaaattatatttattgtgttcctcatagacaaaaacaaagttgaagAGTCTATCACGTGGCCGAGACATCGCATGGCTTCGGACAGCCAAAACTCATCAGGACTGGGCGTCTCTCATCAGAACGACTGTGACGACGCAAAGACGATTTCTGACGGTCAAGAGTGTCCACTCTGTGGCAAAGTGGGCTATAACTAGATTATAATACAACCGCATTGGACTAGTAAATGTCGCCTTGCAgatgtatgttatttatttgtatttttgcaggTATTTACCCATCTATTTAGTTTTAAGAGTCACCTATATAAGTGTCATGGAATCAGGTCCTACACAACGGAGGGTCAATCATGCAAGGGCAAGGTAACAATCTATGGGTTTATTTATGTGGTACCAATAATGGGGTTCTTATGAATGATAAAAATGATAAACGAACTTTAAACGTCCACAATGTCCATTTATTTAGACGAGATGGTTTCAAGAGAAAGTATTATGACAATATTtgatgtttaggcttcattTGTAGCTGGTTGAGTTACTATACTTTTCTCACTCTCTGCACGTTTTCACCAATTATCCTCAAACATGTATCATGTATTTCGAAACAAGTATTTGACTgaaatgtgcttgtgtgtgtcagGACGTCAGGGCGTTTGGCTGCAGCGTGTGTGGGAAAGTGTTCAAGCGCTCGTCCACGCTGTCCACTCACCTGCTCATCCATTCCGACACGCGGCCCTACGCCTGCCAGTACTGCAGCAAGCGCTTCCACCAGAAGTCGGACATGAAAAAGCACACTTTCATACACACGGGTGGGTCTCGGCCCGCGCTAATTAATATTTTGATGTCATGTCATAAGAACTCTTATGTGTCTGCGCCGCTTAACGTATCGCGCACACCCAGATTTAGAGACATCCTTTGTCGCAACAAAAGATAAGCCAGTAAAGCCACAGAGTTTGACCACGCCGTATCCTTTGCTTCGTGTGGCAGGCGAGAAGCCCCACGTGTGTCACATATGCGGCAAAGGCTTCAGCCAGAGCTCCAACCTCATCACACACAGCCGCAAGCACCAAGGTGACTGGCCCCACCGCTGCCCTCGCTGCCTCTTCAGCTTCCAGGAGCCGGTGGACCTGTGGCACCACCACTGTGCCCGCCGCTGACACGGCCAGGTTACACGCACACCAGCCTCTTTCACACCGCGCTGCAATTCTTGGAGGCTTCGGTGGGCACAGGAGCTTGGCAGCAAATAGGAGACGAGGCGCAACTAGTTCAGGTTTGCTGCCTACATTTGGAGCAGCACAAATTGAAACCAGAGCTTAGTTAGGTTCATGGAATTTGGAGACTTGATGTGTTTTAGGCAATGCAACTAAGACTAGATGAAGTTGGCAAAGTTAGCACAGTAATACAGTTGACATCTTGCCAATTGTTACAcgctggactttttttttttttttttttctcctttcctgatcctttcaacaaataaaaaatgttgtatATGCACACATGGTTTGCACTGCATCTAAAACTTGAAGGCGCCGCCTCCACCTCTAAAACCTCTgacattataaaaacatttgaccatttttgcattcatttgggTGACATTTTTAACTGCAATTGCAATATTAATCTATCAGAAACAGTTGAAAGTCAAGTCATGCCTAAAACTGTAAAAAGAAGAGCCGACTTACTCCTTTTCTTTCTTGGTGTAAATGTTTCAGACGATTTCGTGAATTTTGAATTGACAAAAATATAGTGAAATGGAAAGGAAAGTGTTACATTTcttctttaatctggcccatattgttattaatgttcaaatgtcaggtttttgtactttaaaaaatgagGCCGACAACCAGGAGTGTGTCGACTTTATATGTATTATTGTTACTAATAACTTTTTTAATCCTCATTTTTAATAACCTGACCATCTGTACTATGACAATAAATGTGGCCATTTAGCTCGAAAGTCTACCCATCCACATTTTAGACTGACGTAGTAAATCTTCAGACTTCAACCCTATAGAGCATTTTACATGCTGACGAGGAGACTGAAGGGCGTAAACACGCCCTGCCcctggaaaataaaacaattcattttcaGAGTTTGTTGGACTTGGTGATGAACAAGACGGAAACACACTGGCACTTGGAGTCATTTTTATTCAGTGTTTGTTGACAAGGGTTTTCCTCCACTGCTTCATTTTCACGCTAAAAGCATCCTTGGCTTTTGTACCACTGAGCTCTGGCAACGACGTCACTGGAGTAGTCGTCTCCGGTGGTGCCCATGTCCATCTTTTCATAGGTTTGCACGCCTCCCACACCAATGTTGTAGGCCGCGATCCCGCCTGCAGAGAGGTTGAGTACAAAAtgagccacaagatggcgcatgCGTCAATGTGAGAGTGGACGAGCTAACCTTTGAGTTGCTGCTCTGGAGTCCAGTTGGGGAACTTCTTCTTGATCTGATCGATGAAGCCGATCAGGATATCCGTGCCTTGGCAGAGATGTTCCCCACTGTCCCAACCACCTCGTGGATTGTGAAACCTTTTATCAACCTACACATAATGAAATTGGAAGATGAGGATTGCTTCTGGATTAGAAactatccatccttccattttcctgccacaccaatcgcagggcatatattaacaaacaaccatttaacCTATGTTAAACTGAAGGGAGGAGCCACATTCAGTCAGGTCAtagctttgctgccatcttgcggCATCGATGTGGGCATGAATTACTTAATAGTGTTtactttgtttacttttaatTTACTTATAAGTATTTATAcataagagttttttttttttttcacagtgccACATGTGAGCCTGAGTCTATCCCAGCAAACTTTGGTGGAGAACAggggcacatatagactaacaaccgttcacactcacattcacacctatggacaattttgatttTTCACGGAACCtcacacgcatgtttttgtgatgtgggaggaagccagagaaaacccagatAAGCACGGAGAGGATTTGCAAATTCGATGTCCATCCTAGAACTGTGAAGCGGATGTGATAACCTCGAGCGCACCTGCCCTGGATCCAAAACTATTTCAACTATTTCCACTATCGCGTCATTAGAACGAGTGCTACCAACCTGCATGAGTCCCCAGGCGTTGCCGTTGTCTCCCCAGCCATCTTTAAGAACATTTCCAGCCCTGGACTCTCTGGAGATGATGGCAGCGATGATAGAGGGATCAATCCCCCTTTTCCCTCCCACTTTCTTGATGACATCCTTGTACTTTTTCAGTCTGGCCAGATCTGTTTGCGCCATGGTGTTGGATGCTGTCACACCTTCAAAGAGAGAAACACCACAAAGAGGCGGCTGGCTGGGCGACAGTCTTGGGGAGCATGAAGATCTGATAGCGAGTGGACGCCATTACCTTTGGTTTTTAGTTTGTCCTGTCTAGCTGTTTTCTCTGACGCCCCGTTTGTGTCGACCTTTAAGATTTGGCCATAATCTAAAATCATTAGATTAATTTGACTACTTTTTGCGTTTTGAGCAGCTGACAAGCTGAACATGTGGTAATTGTAATACACTTAATATATTCCAGCACAAAAACCACTCTCACCATTATCTTTCTCCTCTTCCATTCCTCTCGGCATGGTCACCTTTAAGCAGACAAGAGAGAACGAGTTAAATTAATACTACTTCTAGATCTTCcgattttttctctctctccataTTCATATCACACTTAATTCACCATATggcaggattttgagtgtaccaagaaaaaaaaaggaaacattacAACACATGGAATTAAATGTAAATAGTGTACaatactactgtgcattactgtacatTGAGAAGTTTCAAAGGTGttttaagagtatagaaagtgtttataagactATGGGAGAGCGCTAAAGGTTAATAGGAGTCTCGGGAAGATTAATAAGTgtcaaatatgtataaataatcccaaaaatatgtttcCGCTACTTCGTGGATTGCACCTATTGCGGGGGTTGGTCGGGTACCTAACCGTcgcaataaacgagggattaccgTAACTAATCATTTGAACAATCTGCAGAAGTGGACGCATATTAAGAGAATCTCTCTGCTCGTTGGGTCACATCCCCAGAATTTGTGGTCAATAACAAATTGGCATATGCCAGTCACGCTCACTGGCCCGGCAGTCTCTGAGGTGACCTCTGGCCAATCGTAGGCCGCATCTGTGCTCCCTGCGGTGCGCCCTGAAGTGGTCCCAGCTGTACTCCCTGTGGCACTCCCTGCGGTGCTGCCCCCAATGGTGCCTGCAGTGGTCCGTGCAGTGGTATAAATGCTGCTTGCGACAGAAGGTACGGCCGTTGAGGATGCAGAACTGCGTACCAACCGAGGAAGGTCAACACTACTACTGAAGCCACACCACAACAGAATAAGCCTGCGGGAACATAAACagggacaaaacaaaaagtctgactgacacacgcacacacaagtgtAGTGTACACACCGAATTGAACTGGactcatttgtatttaaatgtaaatataggtgaataatcatccatccatccattttctgagccgcttctcctcactagggccgcgggcgtgctggagcccatcccagctgtcatcgggcaggaggcgggtacaccctgaactggttgccagccaatcgcagggcacatacaaactaacaaccattcgcacgcacagtcacacctacgggcaatttagagtcttcaattaatgcatgtttttgggatgtgggaggaaaccggagtgcccggagaaaacccacgcaggcacggggagaacatgcaaactccacacaggcggggccggggattgaacccgggtcctcagaactgtgaggctgacgctctaaccagtcgtccaccgtgccgcctggtgaATAATCAATCTGTCATAAAATatcattttcccccaaaatgtatGCTTTTCTCACCACATCAACATCTTGTGGAAATGGTGACTTGTCCAAATTCACCTCGGTATAAAATCCTGTGTGCAAGAGATGGCAAAAATTCATATATACTTATGACTTTTTAcccatttatttgttgtttaattttctCAAACAAATCTAACAACCTATTCACGTACTTTTTGTTAAGCTGAAGTAACAGTTTGACATTGACTTTATGAActtaaaacaaatgtgtttaattatttttccgTCTGTGTAGTTCGGCATTGTGGGATAGTTAGCTAAGCTCGCCATAGCTGCTTAAATGGCCGATAAGGATCATTTGATGCAACTTTAAATGGAACCATTCACCAAGTTATTGCTTTATAGgtcacaaatcattcttggagcTGTATTATACAGACACGACTGACAAAAACTGGTTTCATTCTTTTGAATTCTATCTATGtcgttactgtatgttttacattcaaaacgacatttttttgtgtgttaaaaAGGCTaaaacagatgaatggcatttccattcattttaatggagaaAGACGATTTAAGGTAGTGTCTTGAGTTACAAGTGTTGTCAAGGAACGAATTTAAGTCGTATCTCAAGGCCCGAAAAATCGAATTGAGTCGAGGAACAAAGTTAATTGTACTTCGTTAACTCCCACCACTGCTGATGAGATATCCCGGTTCACACGCAAAGCTTtaaaataaccaaaaaaaaaagatgtgaacaGTAAATCGGAGTCAAAATCTCAATTGATTCTCTATCAAATGTGATGAAATACCCAAAAGGTTTTGTCACAATTGCAAGTTCACTGCTGCTTTCAATTGTAGACTACGTATAGATTTATCTCGATAAGCTTGTCTCAGTGTCATTGTCTTAATTTTCCTTATCGTTGAGTATTCATTTTGCTCTCCTTGTCGTTGCACTCACCTGTGACTTGATTCTTGTTGGTGTTCACGCGGCCTTTTGTGAAGCCAATGGTCCGCTTTCCGTCTCCTCTACTTCTTTATACCCTCATATGTTCCCTACTTGTCCTTCCAGTTCCCGCAGCTGGCGAACCGTCACCACCAAACAACTTTCATTAGCAGAACACACAAAGGGAAACTGACGCCCATGCGATCATCTGCATTGTATTTTGTTCACAGCTCAATTTCTTTATTGAGCTGTcaaattgctttatttttggCACGCAATCATTAGCTCATcttttatttcaaggtattcATATCTGGATCTGGTACAACACCTTTTGTTGAAACCTCCACCTAGTTTTCATGcagaaaaagtattgggacatgtGAGTGACGGTTATGTGTTTTGTTGCCCAAGTGTGTCCTGTTACACTTGATGATTCAAACAGTAGCGCTGAATGTGTACGCTTGGTTGTTGGAAAGAAAATTAAAGATCGAGACAACAACAGCTCAAATAGAATCCAAAcagatcaataataataataagagttAACC containing:
- the LOC133477188 gene encoding lysozyme g-like, which produces MLMWLILLWCGFSSSVDLPRLVRSSASSTAVPSVASSIYTTARTTAGTIGGSTAGSATGSTAGTTSGRTAGSTDAAYDWPEVTSETAGPVTMPRGMEEEKDNDYGQILKVDTNGASEKTARQDKLKTKGVTASNTMAQTDLARLKKYKDVIKKVGGKRGIDPSIIAAIISRESRAGNVLKDGWGDNGNAWGLMQVDKRFHNPRGGWDSGEHLCQGTDILIGFIDQIKKKFPNWTPEQQLKGGIAAYNIGVGGVQTYEKMDMGTTGDDYSSDVVARAQWYKSQGCF
- the LOC133477187 gene encoding zinc finger protein Gfi-1b-like; this encodes MPRSFLVKRGGLNPLRSEQRRSLAKNERGPRDSSLGDATEGNGTVAVESLQPVPRDQHCEDKNKVEESITWPRHRMASDSQNSSGLGVSHQNDCDDAKTISDGQECPLCGKVFTHLFSFKSHLYKCHGIRSYTTEGQSCKGKDVRAFGCSVCGKVFKRSSTLSTHLLIHSDTRPYACQYCSKRFHQKSDMKKHTFIHTGEKPHVCHICGKGFSQSSNLITHSRKHQGDWPHRCPRCLFSFQEPVDLWHHHCARR